Below is a window of Deltaproteobacteria bacterium DNA.
CGGACACAGCCGGCAAGCATGCCGCCCTCCGGAGTCTTCCCCTCTTCCTGGACGAAGGTTTTCCCGCCAGGGTGTTGGTTCTTCCGGAAGGGGAAGATCCCGACAGTTATGTGCATAAGAACGGGCTGGATGGATTCCTGAAACTACTGGAGAGGGCTGTACCCCTTTTCGATTTTGTTATCGAGCTGAACCTGACCCAGGCGGGGGATCAGATTGAATACAGGGTACAAGCGCTCAAGGAAATGTTCCCTATCCTCTCAAACTTGAAAAACGAGGCCCAACGATCGCTCTATATCAGGCGAATGGCCGAAAAATCGGGAGTGGAGGAAAGGGCACTGGGAGTGGAATTCGGAAAATTCCTATCCTATTCAAGGGACATTCGCGGGAGAGAGGCAACGGAGATTCAACCCGATCCCTGTGACCGACTCAAGGGCCTGGACGACCATTATCTGCTAAATCTCCTGGTCCATCATCCTCACACAGTACCCCGACTCTTGAATTGCCGTTTGCTCTTGTCCAACCCCGCAGTCATTGAAATCTTTCAGGTCGTTGCGGAAATCCTTGAGCGGGAAGGTGATTTCTCATCCGACCTTGTTCGGGAAAAATTGCATGGAGATGAGGCCAAGGCCCTTTTGAGGGAGACAGAACTGGAACCCTCATTCTTCCCCGAACACATGGTGGAACAGGCTCTCAAGGACTTCGAAAATAAAGTCTTCAAGGCTGAAATGGCGGCCATAAAGAAAAGCGCCAGAGAAAAATCCGACCTGGCGGAATTAAACCGATTGCTGGCCGCCAAGAGACGCCTTGAAGACCGGGTTTTTTAAAGATATAGAACACCTTTCGGGAGGTTAGAACATGACCAACGACTCGGATATGGTGAATTTGAAACGTCTGATAGATATCGGCAAAGACAAAGGTTACATCACATACGAAGAACTGAACGATGATTTGCCCGACGATATCGTCTCTTCTGAATATATCGATGACCTGATGATGATGTTCGAAGAGCTGGATATCATGGTGATCGATGAGGCATCAAAGGAGGAAATCGAAAAATCCAAGAAGATCAAAAAACGTCAAGAAAAAATCCCGGAAAAAGGGATCTATCGAGCTGAACTGGCGGACAGCGGGACAAGGGTTTCTGATCCCGTCAAGATGTATCTGAAGGAGATGGGTTGTATTTCACTGCTTACCCGTGAAGGCGAAGTGGAAATAGCCAAACGTATAGAAGCCGGTGAGAAGGAGGCCCTTCATGCACTTCTGGAATGTTGCGTAGGGGTCGAATATATCATCGATCTGGGGGAGAAACTCAAGAAGGGTGAAATCAAGCTCAAGGACGTCATCAATGATCTTGAAGATGAAGACGGGCCTTCGCAGGCAGGGGAAAAGCGACAGTCTGTTCTTAATCTTATTGAAGAAATCAAGGATCTGTATCTGGAACAGTGCAGGGCCAAACAGGAGATGATGAAAAAACGTTGCACCGCAGCGAGGAAAAAGAAGCTGAGGCCCCAAATACAGGAAATCCAGGCGAAGATCATGGAGCTTATTGGATCCTTCAAGCTGGAAAAAAACCAACTCGATCGTATGGTGGAAAGACTCAGAGAGATGGTGTCCATCATCGATGAGGCCGAAAAGGATATTGCCGACTGTATGCTCCAGGCGGGTGGGAAGCCCATTTCCTACCTGAAAAAATGCATAGCCCAAATTCCCAAGACTGCAGGGGATGAAGACCTTGTCTCTCCGCTCAACATGAAGAAGTCCGAATTGCTGGCCCTCAAGGAAAAGGTGGATCGAGCCCAGAAACGAATAAAGGAGATCAGGGATCGGACCAATATGGGCAACAGGGAACTCCGGGATACCCTTAAGAGGGTGGAGGCCAGCCTGGAAAGTTCCAAAAAGGCCAAATGCGAACTGATCGAGGCCAATCTAAGGCTTGTTGTGAGTATCGCCAAGAAATATACCAACCGGGGACTTCAATTCTTGGATCTCATCCAAGAGGGCAACATCGGTCTGATGAAGGCCGTGGATAAATTCGAGTATCAGAGGGGTTATAAATTCAGCACTTATGCGACCTGGTGGATCAGGCAGGCCATTACGAGGGCTATCGCCGATCAGGCCAGGACGATCCGTATCCCCGTCCATATGATCGAGACCATCAACAAGCTGATTCGGACCTCCCGATACCTCGTACAGGAACATGGCAGGGAACCGACTCCTGAGGAAATCGCCGAGAAGATGGAATTTCCTCTTGAAAAGGTACGAAAGGTTTTGAAAATCGCCAAGGAACCCATCTCCCTGGAAACCCCCATCGGTGAAGAAGAGGACAGTCACCTTGGAGATTTCATAGAGGACAAGAAAATCATGTCTCCCGGGGACGCGGTAATCAATCACAACCTAGGGGAGCAGACCCGAAAAGTTCTCACCACCCTCACACCAAGGGAGGAAAAGGTGCTGCGGATGCGTTTCGGAATAGGGGAAAAATCCGATCATACCCTTGAGGAAGTGGGCCGTGACTTCAACGTAACCAGAGAGAGGATTCGACAGATTGAGGCCAAGGCCCTCAGAAAACTCAGACATCCCAGCAGGAGCAAGAAGCTACGAAGCTTCATCGAGCAATAGGGGTTTTCGGGCAAGGGGATTTCCCTTGACAAAAAGGCCTTCAACTTGCATGCTAAACAATGCACTTTGAGAATATGGAGGTTGGGCCTATAGCTCAGCTGGAAGAGCCACCGGCTCATAACCGGTAGGTCCCTGGTTCGAATCCAGGTGGGCCCACCAAAGATTTGCTGACAATTATGAACGCGGGATCGTTTCGCTTTTCGCCATTAATCATATGTTATGTCTGACCCCGGAAAGGGCGCACCTGTAAGGGTGCGCCCTTCTGATTTGGCGTGGACAGAATGGGCCTTCCTTTCCCTCACCTTCCGGGAGGCCCGTTTCCCTTTCCATTCAGGGTAAGCCTATGAGGCCGCAGTTGATACAGATCCTGGAACTTCTCGAAGAAATCGCCCCCCCTCGGCTGGCTGAGGAATGGGACAATCCTGGAATGCAGGTAGGATGCCTTTCCCTGGAAATCGACACCATCCTGATAGCCCTGGACCCATCTCTTGAGGCCCTGAAAGATGCATTGAAACAGGGGGCACAATTGCTATTTACGCATCATCCGCTCCTCTTTCGATCCCTGTCTTGCCTGGACGCGGATTCCTATCCGGGTGATGTGATCGCCCTGGCCCTGAAAAACGACATCTCGATCGTGGCCGCCCACACGAATCTGGACGTTGCAAAAGGAGGGATCAACGACCAACTGGCCGAACTCTTCCAATTGACCGATATAGAAATACTCCAGGAACACCGGGATCCACGGATATCCGAGGCAGGCCTGGGAAGAATCGGTTCCCTGCCCCACCCCCTTGCCCTTAAAGACCTGGTACACCGCATTAAAAAAGCACTTAACATCCAACAGGCGCGGGTTACCGGGGATCTGAATCAAAGGATCCATAGGGTGGCCGTAGTGGGTGGATCAGGGGCCGGTCTGCTCTCCTTGGCCTCAAAAAAAGGAGCCGACGTACTGGTTACCGGCGATGTCGGGCATCACCATGCCCGGGAAGCCGAGGCCATTGGAGTGGCCATCGTCGATGGGGGCCACTTTCACACGGAATGGGCGGCATTCATGCGCTTTGCCGGGAGATTAGAGGCCATGTTTAAAGACCGACGCTGGGAAGTGACGATCAAGACCTATGACCGGGAAAGACCGCCACAGTTCCATATTTGAGATCCTTATTGGCTGATACCGGAGTATCCCGCTGCCTCTCCTCGATATTTCCGGCTGAGCGATTCGTCAATCATATAAACATCTTGGTAAGGGAGAAACAGAGTGAAAGAAAAACTCATGACCCTGATTCAAATTCAGGCCTGTGACAGCAGAATCCAGGAAATCATGCGAAAAAAGAGCGAAGCGCCTTTGAGGATTCAACAACTCGAAAAGGAACTTCAGGCCATGGAATCGACCTTCAAGGAAACCGCGGAACGACTCCAGGATCTGGTCAAGAATAGGAGGCGGATCGAAAGGGAGATCGAGGAAATGGAGGCCAAAATCGAGAAGAGCAACCAGAAGCTTTCCAATATAAAATCGAACAAAGAATATTCCGCCGCCTTGAAAGAAATCGAGGACTTGAAGAATACCAAGTTCGCTGCTGAAGAGAGGTTGCTTCAACTCTTGGAAGATATTGAAGCGGCGGAGGAGGAAAACAAGACCAACCAGAAGATGTGGGAAGACTTGCAAAGCCAATTCCAAAAAAACAAGAAAGAGATCAAAAAGGAATTGTCCGCTCTCGAGAAAGAATTGAAGGTGCTCCAGGAAAGGAACAAGATCCTTAGTGGAGAAGCGGACCAGGAATTACTGAAGCGATATCGATTTCTTAAGGAGCGAAAAGGAGGGCTCGCCATCAGTTCGGTGGTAAAGGGGGTTTGCCAGACCTGTCACATGGAGATCCCTCCTCAAAAATTCAGGGAACTGCTCAGGGGAGATGCGCTCATGAGCTGTCCCCATTGTCACCGGATGATATACTGGGGCGAAGATGATTATTTTTTGAAATCCAAGAACGAGGTATAATTCAGGAAGGTTAGAGCAGGACAAATGACCGCTGCTTTGTCGGAGGACAAAGGGGAGGAAAGTCCGGGCTCCACAGGACAGGGTGCTGGGTAACACCCAGTCCCGGCGACGGGAAGGAAAGTGCCACAGAAAAGAAACCGCCTGGTGAAACGGCCGCGGCTGTGGAACCAGGTAAGGGTGAAAAGGTGAGGTAAGAGCTCACCAGTCCTGCCGGTGACGGCAGGAGCTTGGTAAACCCCACCCGGAGCAAGACCAAATAGGGGAACGCAGGAGGGTGGTCCGCCCGAGTTCCCGGGTAGGTCGCTCGATCCCGCCGGTAACGGTGGGACTAGATGAATGGTCATTGTCCCCGGATTTGCCGCAGGCGAAACCCGGGGAAACAGAACCCGGCTTATGGCCTGCTCTAACCTCCTCTACCATGGAAACACCTTTTAATGTTTCCATGGTAGAGGAAATACGATGGAGAAAACCCCACCCGAAACCTTTGAAATTCAGGATTGCGCCCTCTCCTCCCCCCTCCCGGCAAATATGGTTCTCGTCGTGGGAGCCGGTCATTTCGGGAAAAGGGCCGTCGGGATTCTGAGAAAACGCGAAGGCACACCCCTCCTGGTCGTGGAAAAGGACGAAACGGCAATCTCGATCTCGGATGACGACTTTCTTCTCTACACGGCACTTTGTGACGGGGCCTCTTTCTTGATACAAAATTTTTCCCGCTTACACCCGGAAAACTTCATCATCCCCGCTGTGCCTCTCCACCTTGCCTTTGAGTGGGCAAAGGGCCTTCTTCAAGCGACTCACCATCCGGTCACATTACCGGTCCCGGAAAACATCCTCCCTTCCCTGCCCTACACTTGGAAAGGTGCCGACGGGTCCCTCTTGGTCAGCTATGCCGATTTCCGTTGTCCTGATGACTGCCCCGAACCGGCCGATCATTGTACGGTCACCGGAAAGCCAAGGCCCATGCCCCTTTTTAAGCTCCTGGGAGGACTTGAGATCCGGGATTTCGCCATCCATATCATCAGGAGCCGGCAAATCGCCCCGGGCCTTGGAGGATACAGGGTCAAGGACATGAT
It encodes the following:
- the rpoD gene encoding RNA polymerase sigma factor RpoD — translated: MTNDSDMVNLKRLIDIGKDKGYITYEELNDDLPDDIVSSEYIDDLMMMFEELDIMVIDEASKEEIEKSKKIKKRQEKIPEKGIYRAELADSGTRVSDPVKMYLKEMGCISLLTREGEVEIAKRIEAGEKEALHALLECCVGVEYIIDLGEKLKKGEIKLKDVINDLEDEDGPSQAGEKRQSVLNLIEEIKDLYLEQCRAKQEMMKKRCTAARKKKLRPQIQEIQAKIMELIGSFKLEKNQLDRMVERLREMVSIIDEAEKDIADCMLQAGGKPISYLKKCIAQIPKTAGDEDLVSPLNMKKSELLALKEKVDRAQKRIKEIRDRTNMGNRELRDTLKRVEASLESSKKAKCELIEANLRLVVSIAKKYTNRGLQFLDLIQEGNIGLMKAVDKFEYQRGYKFSTYATWWIRQAITRAIADQARTIRIPVHMIETINKLIRTSRYLVQEHGREPTPEEIAEKMEFPLEKVRKVLKIAKEPISLETPIGEEEDSHLGDFIEDKKIMSPGDAVINHNLGEQTRKVLTTLTPREEKVLRMRFGIGEKSDHTLEEVGRDFNVTRERIRQIEAKALRKLRHPSRSKKLRSFIEQ
- a CDS encoding Nif3-like dinuclear metal center hexameric protein — protein: MIQILELLEEIAPPRLAEEWDNPGMQVGCLSLEIDTILIALDPSLEALKDALKQGAQLLFTHHPLLFRSLSCLDADSYPGDVIALALKNDISIVAAHTNLDVAKGGINDQLAELFQLTDIEILQEHRDPRISEAGLGRIGSLPHPLALKDLVHRIKKALNIQQARVTGDLNQRIHRVAVVGGSGAGLLSLASKKGADVLVTGDVGHHHAREAEAIGVAIVDGGHFHTEWAAFMRFAGRLEAMFKDRRWEVTIKTYDRERPPQFHI